The Coffea arabica cultivar ET-39 chromosome 8e, Coffea Arabica ET-39 HiFi, whole genome shotgun sequence genome window below encodes:
- the LOC113703504 gene encoding premnaspirodiene oxygenase produces the protein MDLPFNFIGFFVLLSFVWILVKEWKSFKAAQKLPPSPWKLPLIGNMHHLIGSPPQHALRRLAQKHGSLMHLQLGEISSIVISSPRLAEEVMKNHDLAFASRAEILVTKIGRYNCSDVVSSPYGEYWRQMRKICTLELLSAKRVRSFGSVRKDEAFHLISSIKALVGSGEQINLSELVSLYTSSVLCRAAFGKVSKDDQNAFLQLIKESLLLSSAFDFSDLFPSLKILHPLLSVKSKMVNVHHMIDMMLDGIIDQHIDDQGRPKLASGESYQEDLIDVLLRVKDGDNLLVPITKDNIKAVLIDMFAGGTETSSTTVEWAMSEMIRSPDVMAKAQNEIRKALKGKKAVEETDIQQARYLKLVIKETLRLHPPLPLLVPRECREECELHGYVIPVKTRVMINAWAIGRDPEYWDDADSFKPERFENSAADFTGTHFEYLPFGAGRRMCPGISFGLANVELPLALLLYHFDWQLPNGLNSNDLDMTEAIGITASRKNNLWLQARFADEL, from the exons ATGGATCTTCCCTTCAACTTCATTGGCTTCTTTGTTTTACTATCGTTTGTTTGGATTTTAGTCAAGGAGTGGAAGAGCTTCAAAGCAGCTCAGAAGCTGCCACCATCTCCATGGAAGCTACCTTTGATTGGAAATATGCATCATCTGATAGGTTCCCCACCCCAACATGCTCTCAGAAGATTAGCTCAGAAACATGGATCCCTTATGCACCTTCAGCTTGGTGAAATTTCGTCAATCGTCATATCATCCCCACGCTTAGCAGAAGAGGTCATGAAAAATCATGATCTTGCCTTCGCAAGCAGGGCTGAGATTCTAGTAACCAAGATCGGAAGATATAACTGTTCAGATGTTGTTTCCTCACCATATGGTGAATACTGGAGACAAATGCGTAAAATCTGCACTCTAGAGCTCCTTAGTGCTAAACGTGTCCGATCGTTTGGCTCTGTTCGAAAAGATGAGGCTTTTCATCTTATTTCATCAATCAAGGCTTTGGTTGGCTCTGGGGAACAAATCAATTTGTCAGAATTAGTTTCCTTGTACACAAGTTCCGTGCTTTGCAGAGCAGCAtttgggaaagtaagcaaagaTGACCAAAATGCATTCTTGCAACTGATCAAGGAATCACTACTCCTATCAAGCGCTTTTGACTTCTCTGATCTCTTTCCATCACTCAAAATTCTTCATCCCCTCCTTTCAGTAAAGTCTAAAATGGTGAATGTCCATCATATGATAGATATGATGTTGGATGGCATAATTGATCAGCATATTGACGACCAAGGTAGACCAAAATTGGCAAGTGGTGAATCCTACCAGGAAGATTTAATTGATGTTCTACTACGAGTAAAAGATGGTGATAACCTTCTGGTTCCAATCACCAAAGATAACATCAAAGCTGTTCTAATT GATATGTTCGCAGGAGGAACTGAAACTTCGTCAACTACGGTGGAATGGGCAATGTCTGAGATGATTAGGAGTCCTGATGTGATGGCCAAGGCGCAAAATGAAATAAGGAAAGCTTTAAAGGGCAAAAAAGCAGTTGAAGAAACTGATATCCAGCAAGCGAGATACCTGAAGTTAGTGATTAAAGAAACTTTAAGGTTACACCCTCCTCTTCCCCTATTGGTTCCCAGAGAATGCAGGGAGGAATGTGAACTTCATGGATATGTCATCCCTGTGAAAACACGAGTTATGATTAATGCTTGGGCAATTGGAAGAGACCCTGAGTATTGGGATGATGCTGATAGTTTCAAACCTGAGAGGTTTGAAAACAGTGCTGCTGATTTCACGGGAACTCACTTTGAGTATCTTCCATTTGGTGCAGGAAGGAGGATGTGCCCAGGAATTTCATTTGGTTTAGCCAATGTTGAGCTTCCTTTAGCTCTTCTGCTCTATCATTTTGATTGGCAACTTCCGAATGGCCTCAACTCCAATGATTTAGATATGACAGAGGCCATTGGAATAACTGCTTCAAGAAAAAATAACCTTTGGTTGCAAGCCAGATTCGCAGATGAATtgtga
- the LOC113704756 gene encoding premnaspirodiene oxygenase-like translates to MEYPFNFFAFFLLLSFVIALVNQWKRSKTVHKLPPGPWKLPIVGNMHQLIGSRPHYALRKLSQKHGPLIHLQLGEISTIVVSSPRLAKEIMKTHDLAFANRAEFLACKIVYYNYRDRDFEPCWRQMRKICTLELLSTKNVRSFGSIRLDEAKHLISSIQAQAAAGELINLTEHLSTYTSSMVLTAAFGKVSKVHQMTFLRLLKESLPISSAFEVSDLFPSYRILHPLSRVKPKLMKVHQRIDKIFDIIIAEHVENLKRTKRGMGESGNEDLVDVLLRVKESGDLTFPVTNNNIKAVLMDIFTGGTETSSTTVEWAMSEMIRNPNVMAKAQNEIRKAFMGMKTIEETDVENLPYLKLVIKETLRLHPPIPLLVPRECREECEIDGYVIPIKTRVMINAWAIGTDPKYWDDAESFKPERYENNPVDFTGNNFEYLPFGAGRRICPGISFGLANVELPLALLLYHFDWKLPIGLNYDDLDMTETIAVTASRENNLLLLATMCDPDLALQPPKEY, encoded by the exons ATGGAATATCCCTTCAACTTCTTTGCTTTCTTTCTATTGCTATCCTTTGTTATAGCTTTAGTCAATCAATGGAAGAGATCCAAGACAGTCCATAAGCTGCCACCAGGTCCATGGAAGCTGCCAATTGTTGGAAACATGCATCAACTGATAGGTTCGCGACCACACTATGCTCTCAGAAAATTATCTCAAAAACATGGACCTCTGATACACCTACAGCTAGGAGAAATCTCAACAATTGTCGTATCATCGCCACGTTTAGCAAAAGAGATCATGAAAACCCATGATCTGGCTTTTGCAAACAGGGCTGAATTTTTGGCTTGCAAGATTGTATACTATAACT ACcgcgaccgcgactttgaaccatgctgGAGACAGATGCGTAAAATCTGCACTCTGGAACTCCTCAGTACGAAAAATGTCCGATCTTTTGGTTCTATCAGGCTAGATGAGGCTAAGCATCTCATTTCATCGATTCAGGCTCAGGCTGCAGCTGGAGAATTGATCAATTTAACAGAACATCTTTCCACGTACACAAGTTCTATGGTTTTGACAGCAGCATTCGGGAAAGTAAGCAAAGTTCACCAAATGACATTCTTGCGGCTTCTGAAGGAATCACTGCCTATTTCAAGTGCTTTTGAGGTTTCTGATCTGTTTCCTTCATACCGGATACTTCATCCGTTAAGTAGAGTTAAGCCTAAGTTGATGAAGGTGCACCAAAGAATTGATAAAATTTTTGATATAATAATTGCTGAGCATGTTGAGAAcctaaaaagaacaaaaaggggCATGGGTGAGTCTGGGAATGAAGATCTAGTTGATGTTCTATTAAGAGTTAAAGAAAGTGGAGACCTTACCTTTCCGGTTACCAACAATAATATCAAAGCTGTTCTGATG GATATATTCACAGGTGGGACTGAAACTTCATCCACGACGGTGGAATGGGCGATGTCTGAGATGATTAGGAATCCAAATGTGATGGCCAAGGCACAGAATGAAATAAGGAAAGCTTTCATGGGAATGAAAACAATTGAAGAAACTGATGTTGAGAACTTGCCATACCTAAAATTAGTGATAAAAGAAACTCTTAGGTTACATCCGCCTATTCCTTTATTGGTTCCCAGAGAATGCAGGGAGGAatgtgaaattgatggatatgtCATCCCAATTAAAACGAGAGTTATGATCAATGCTTGGGCAATTGGAACGGACCCCAAGTATTGGGATGATGCGGAGAGTTTTAAACCTGAGAGATACGAGAACAATCCTGTTGATTTCACTGGAAACAACTTTGAGTATCTCCCATTTGGAGCAGGAAGGAGGATTTGTCCCGGAATTTCTTTTGGTTTAGCGAATGTTGAGCTCCCTTTAGCTCTTCTGCTCTACCACTTTGACTGGAAACTCCCCATTGGCCTCAACTACGACGACTTAGACATGACAGAGACTATTGCGGTAACCGCATCAAGGGAAAATAACCTTCTCTTGTTAGCCACCATGTGTGATCCTGATCTAGCACTCCAACCTCCAAAGGAATATTGA